The Setaria italica strain Yugu1 chromosome IX, Setaria_italica_v2.0, whole genome shotgun sequence genome has a window encoding:
- the LOC101758666 gene encoding uncharacterized protein LOC101758666: MLLLRHRLPSPLPRRRAPLRFLRRLAMSSASATPPSTSAAADYHCRTKHSLTAGYARGPGRLDWANQPNPFLRFAPAPQLPLPNPPPPALSSKPSLIAPPRAHILEVRAAAPTGECAAILPAPATAVVALSSVFWREAWKYGERAFRYCNHDVGHALAAVAVAAAALGWDAKVLDGLSYEDLGRLVGVEKGSPAATPEELPDKVVRGKAPWVERQHPDCAVLLFPAGSEPEVDYGRMSEALRRFDGLDWVGKANALSKDHVVWDVIYRTAEEVKKHGPAPEERFFVMPWRKSPAMSEGLYKQLTVEEVVRRRRSAVDMDGVHVMGRDTFYQMLLHCLPSGKVGSGERQGQQCALPFRVLPWDAEVHAALFVHRISGLPKGLYFLVRNEEHFGALQRAMRQDFEWVRPEGCPDSLPLYRLMKGDCQRLAMQISCFQEIASHGCFSLGMVARFEPLLHDKGEWMYPRLFWETGVLGQVLYLEAHAFGISATGIGCYFDDAVHEVLGLRDLEFQSLYHFTVGSPVLDERIMSLPAYPGPGIDA, from the exons atgctcctcctccgccaccgcctcccctcccctctcccgcgccgtcgcgccccgctccgcttcctccgccgcctcgccatgtcctccgcctccgccacccctccctccacctccgcggccgccgactACCACTGCCGCACCAAGCACAGCCTCACCGCCGGCTACGCGCGCGGCCCGGGCCGCCTCGACTGGGCCAACCAGCCCAACCCCTTCCTCCGCTTCGCCCCCGCACCCCAGCTCCCGCTCCCCAACCCGCCTCCCCCCGCGCTATCCTCCA AGCCGTCTCTCATTGCGCCACCCCGCGCACACATCCTGGAGGTCCGCGCCGCGGCGCCCACTGGCGAATGCGCCGCGATTCTgcccgcgccggcgacggcggtcgTGGCGCTCTCCTCGGTGTTCTGGCGGGAGGCGTGGAAGTATGGGGAGCGAGCGTTTCGGTACTGCAACCACGACGTGGGGCACGCgctcgcggcggtggcggtagcTGCAGCAGCGCTGGGGTGGGACGCGAAGGTGCTCGATGGGTTGTCGTACGAGGATCTTGGCAGGCTGGTTGGAGTGGAGAAAGGGAGCCCGGCTGCTACGCCTGAGGAGCTGCCCGACAAAGTGGTCAGGGGTAAGGCGCCGTGGGTGGAGCGGCAGCACCCAGATTGCGCCGTTCTGTTATTCCCAGCAGGGTCTGAGCCTGAGGTGGACTATGGCAGGATGAGTGAGGCGCTGAGGAGGTTTGATGGGCTGGATTGGGTGGGGAAGGCGAATGCGCTTAGTAAGGATCATGTGGTGTGGGATGTGATATACCGTACTGCAGAAGAAGTCAAGAAGCATGGTCCTGCGCCTGAGGAACGCTTCTTTGTGATGCCATGGCGGAAGAGCCCAGCTATGTCGGAAGGTCTGTATAAGCAATTAAcagtggaggaggtggtgcgacGTCGGAGAAGCGCTGTGGACATGGACGGGGTGCATGTAATGGGGAGGGACACATTTTATCAGATGCTGTTGCACTGCCTCCCGTCAGGGAAGGTTGGCTCAGGTGAGCGGCAGGGGCAGCAATGTGCTCTTCCATTCCGTGTATTACCATGGGATGCAGAGGTGCATGCCGCATTGTTTGTGCATCGCATCTCGGGGCTGCCAAAGGGGCTATATTTCCTGGTGAGGAATGAGGAGCATTTTGGTGCATTGCAGCGTGCCATGAGGCAGGACTTCGAGTGGGTTCGACCGGAAGGGTGCCCGGATAGCCTCCCGCTCTACAGGCTGATGAAAGGGGATTGCCAAAGGCTGGCAATGCAGATCTCATGCTTTCAG GAAATTGCTTCACATGGATGTTTTAGCCTTGGTATGGTTGCTAGATTCGAGCCTCTGTTGCATGATAAAGGTGAATGGATGTATCCTCGTTTGTTCTGGGAGACTGGCGTTCTTGGTCAAGTGCTTTACCTGGAAGCCCATGCTTTTGGAATATCTGCCACAGGGATTGGCTGTTACTTTGATGATGCTG TTCATGAGGTACTTGGCTTAAGAGATTTGGAGTTCCAAAGCTTGTACCACTTCACTGTGGGTAGTCCTGTGCTTGACGAGAGGATAATGAGTCTTCCGGCGTACCCTGGTCCCGGAATCGATGCATGA
- the LOC101758261 gene encoding uncharacterized protein LOC101758261, whose protein sequence is MGNSCLTVSPAEQTTFKWTIDGFSSLLNKGEGWTYSGAFKIMDLNWYLMLNLRDKKSGDQNDYVSMRLGLSKSSMKPDTIVEACFKFMIYDQFYGKHRKYQVKHNFETGSTSTGIACMIPLDILKEQSSGFFIGDTCVFGVKFIKVVTAKADMISETLFVRKTNTFNEAKTYTWNIEDFFALKNTSCSPEFEISGYNWFHTFSFLGLVSLKLLQFI, encoded by the exons ATGGGCAACTCTTGCCTCACTGTTTCGC CTGCAGAGCAGACAACCTTCAAGTGGACAATTGACGGCTTCTCCTCGCTTCTCAACAAGGGTGAAGGATGGACATACTCTGGAGCGTTTAAGATCATGGACTTGAACTG GTACTTAATGCTGAATCTGAGGGACAAAAAGAGTGGAGATCAAAATGATTATGTCTCTATGAGGCTTGGGCTGTCAAAAAGTTCAATGAAACCCGACACTATCGTTGAGGCATGTTTCAAGTTCATGATATATGACCAGTTCTATGGAAAGCACCGCAAATATCAAG TGAAGCACAATTTCGAGACTGGAAGCACAAGCACTGGGATAGCATGCATGATTCCCCTCGATATACTGAAGGAACAGTCCTCTGGATTCTTCATCGGCGACACCTGTGTCTTTGGAGTCAAGTTCATTAAAGTTGTCACTGCAAAAGCGGATATGATATCAGAAACACTCTTTGTCCGGAAGACGAACACCTTCAACGAGGCCAAAACTTACACTTGGAACATAGAGGACTTCTTTGCTCTAAAGAATACAAGCTGTTCTCCGGAATTCGAAATCAGCGGATACAACTGGTTCCATACCTTTTCATTTTTAGGCTTGGTTTCATTAAAGCTACTGCAGTTCATTTGA